The Ignavibacteriales bacterium sequence CAAGAAATTTTAGTTGGGGGGCAGGCGCTCTCGGAAGATCATTCAACCATTTTATCAGAGTATGAAAACGTTTACTACATTACATGTATAAATGGTTTGGATAAATATTTGTCATCCCATCACCAACGCTAAGCAAATTTCACAATTCTCTATTCTATCCGGAATTTTTTATTTTACATTCAAGTTTATTATAAGATGGAGAATGCAATGCGGCAGTTTAAATCAATTCTATTTTTTATCTTTTTTTTAATTCTTTCTGTATCAGCTCAGCAATCTCCTTCGGCAGCACAAATACAAGACATCATCAAACCGGTAAATCTTGTTTCTGGCATTTCCAATGTCTTGACAATCTCCGATCTCTTCTACGCAGAGAATTATCATATAAAGTTCATTGATAATAAAAAAGTTAAAGTGGATTATGATTATTCCGACCAAAAAATTTATTTCAAGGCGGATATGAATTTTGCGGGAATGACTTTAGTTGATTTTATCCATGACAACCAGACCTACTCGATTCCCGTTATTTCACGCGTTCAGAAAAAATATAAATTCAGTTATAAGCCGGATAAGAATTATAATAAGTTAACTCTCTTTGGAAGCTTTAACGGATGGGACCGTGGTAATTTGCTGATGAAAGATGAAAACGGAGACGGCGTTTTTGAAGTCGAAGTTCCTCTTGAGCCTGGTCGGTATGAATATAAATTCTGGGGCGACGGCGCTGAAATTGTTGATCCGAAAAACCCGGAAAAAAAACCAAATGGCTTTGGCGATTTTAATTCCATCTTCAATGTTGCCGAGCCAAATCTTGGAAAATTATTTCTTCATGTCGGATACAAAGAAATTACCGCCAATGAATCAAAATTCACATTCATTTATGAAAATGAAAAAGAAGAGAACAAACTCAACAAAACAAATATCATTGCTCTGCTGAACAACTCCAGAATTTCACAGAAAAAAATAAATATCAACGGGAATAAAGTTGAGCTTACTTTTTCGAAAGCTGAATTGAAAGGACAAAATTTACTAAGAGTCGCGGTTTCAAAAAATGGAAGAGTTACAAACATTCAATCTGTTGAGCTAGTGGACGGAATTCCGGAAGATAAAAATAATTTTACATGGAACGACGGTATTATTTATTCTTTGATGATCGACAGATTTAACGATGGCGACAAGTCGATTAATAAACCAATCAAAAACGATTCCCTTTTTGCTCAAGCAAATTATATGGGCGGGGATTTTCAAGGTATAATAAATAAACTTAACGAGGATTATTTCGATTCGCTCGGTATCAACACAATTTGGATTTCGCCTGTGAATGATAATTCGGATATCGCATATAAAGAATCTCCGGCTCCGCATAGATGGTATTCCGGGTATCACGGCTACTGGCCCATCTCGTCAACCGAAGTTGAAGACCAGTTCGGGACGATGAACAAATTGAAAGAATTGGTTGCAACTGCGCATCGGCATGGTATTAAAATTCTTCTGGATTTTGTTGCCAACCATGTTAACGAACAACATCCGCTTGTTAAACAGCATCCCGAATGGTTTGGGAAATTGTACCTACCGGACGGCAGAATGAATCTTCGACTATGGGATGAATACCGCTTGACAACATGGTTCGAACCGTATTTACCTAAATTCAATTTTGTCGGGTCAAAAGAGGTGGTTGATTTTATGTCGTCGAACGCTGTTTGGTGGCTTAAAGAAACAGATGCCGATGGATTCCGGCAGGATGCAGTTAAACATATTCCAAATGAATTTTGGCGCAAGTTAAATCAAAAAATTAAGAAAGAAATTGAACTGCCGATGAATGTTTCTGTTTATCAAATCGGTGAGACTTTCGGAAGTTATGATCTGATAAGTTCCTATGTAAATAACGGACAACTCTCAGCGCAATTCAACTTTAATTTGTATGATGCCGCGCTTCCGGTATTTCTTGAAAAGAAAACTACATTCAAAACACTTGATGCGGAGATAAAGAAATCATTTTTAGTTTACGGTGAAAATAATTTGATGGGAAATATTATGGACAGTCACGATAAAAACCGTTTTATGGCTTATGCCGATGGCGATTTAGATTTAAGCCAGTGGAGCGCAAGTGAAGAAGGATGGAACAATCCTCCTAAAGTTGATAATCCGGTTAATTATGACAAAGCAAAACTTTATTATGCTTATATGAATACGATCCCGGGACTGCCTGTTATTTATTACGGGAGCGAATTTGGAATGACCGGCGCATCCGATCCTGATAATAGAAGGATGATGCGTTTTGGAAATGATTTGAGTATCTATGAAAGAAAAATGCTTGAAGAGGTGCGCGTTATTATTAATACACGAAAAAATCATTCTGCATTAAGGCTTGGCGATTTTTTAACTCTCACTGCAGATGAAAATATTTACGCTTACATCCGTTCGGATATGAATGAACGAATTTTAGTTGTATTAAATAAAAATAAAAACTCACAAAATATTGAATTGCAGTTACCGGCAGTTTATACAATTAAGTCTGCCGAAGATTTAATTACTAAAGAAAATGTAAATGCGGTAAATGGAAAACTTAATCTGGTTGTCAAAGGCGTGGGTTATAGAATAATGAAGCTAGACTGAACAAATGTGGTATCTAAAAGTTCGCAGTGAATCTTGAACTCAAGACTTTGAGGCTTTTAACTAAGGATGTCTTAAAGGTTGGGATGACAGTCATTGCGAGGAAGTTATCTGCCCGCAGGCAGGGTAACGACGAAGCAATCTTTTGTTATTAAAAAAAATAAGATCACTTCGCCCCGATGAATCGGGACTCGTGATGACAAACTATCATTTTAAACAACCTCTCCTTGAAAGAGTGGCTCAATTATCTTACCAAATAAATTTCTTTCTGCCTATCCGACAAATATTCGCAGCCGGTTTTTGTTACAACAACTTCTTCTTCAATTGTTGCAATTCCGTAGTTTGGAATTGTAAGACGCGGTTCAAGTGTAAAAACATTTCCTTCTTCAACTTCAAGTGAAGGGACATTGCCGTATCGCTCCCATTTTGGTCCCAGCAAACATCCGCCGTCGTGACAGAGTTTTCCTACCTGATGACCAAGTCCGTGCGGGTATTCTGAATAACCATGAACTTGAATATAGTTGCGGGCAATCTCATCAATCTCAAAACCTTTCTTGCCGGGCTTTAATTCATTTGCCGATCTGGTAATTGATTCAACAATTACATCAAAACCTTTTTGTACATCAAGCGGAGCTTTCACTTCATGCGGATTTAAAACATACCACGTTCGTTGAAGATCCGAACAATATTCTTTGTATTTAATTCCAAAATCCATATTGATTACATGTCCGGCTTCAATTACGCGGTCGGTCGGACCGGAGTGAGCACCTGCTGTATCTGGTCCCGAAAAAACCGAAGGACAATATTCTCTATCCCAGGCCAAACCGAATCCTCTTTTCTCTGTAAGATCGTGTACAAAAGCTGCAACTTGTTTTTCGGTTAGTCCGGGTTTTAAATACTTTGTTACTTCATCAAAAATCTTGAGCGTTTCTTTTATTGCTTCTTTCATTATATCAATCTCGGTCTGGGATTTTCTTCCGCGAAGTGCGGCAACAATTTCTTCAGATGAGATTAAAGCATTAGCATATTTAGTTTCCTTTAAATGGTCTTGCAATTCAAGATATAAACCGTGCGTAAGTCCGTCGGCAAGCGCCGAGTTTACCGAATAGTTGACCGCAATTTTATTCGGCTTGTATTGATTCAGAACTTCAAGTAGAGATTCTTTAACCGATTTCAAATAACTGTGAATGTTTTTGTAAGTCCCGATAGCTTTCATGTTTTCAAGTTCCAGCGAACCGACTATAGCGTGTGTATCTCCGCCTTTGGTTATTATAAACGCTGATTGCCATGTTGCGTTTGTACCCACAATCATATCCATCATCGGATCTTTAATGTTTCCGGTTTCGCGCACATATGTCATCCACATATCAATATTTTTTTCATTCAATATTTTTACAGCTTGGTCTATCTTTTCAAGTATCATTTCTTTCGACATACTTTTTCCTCTCCAGGTATTAGATTGTTATAAACGCCAATATTTGTGAGCCGTAGAAAACCCCAAAAGCTTTTGCATATTCTAAAGTTATTAAATTTTGATCTTCCAGCAAGAGAAACTTAGCCAAAGATGAATCATTTAGCAAGATTTTATGGTTGTAATTATATGAACGATTTCAAATTTTAGGAATAGATCGTCACAGACCCGATTCAAATAACCGGAAATATTTATTTTATGATAGAAAAAAATACGATAGATTGAGAATCATCTATAGGCAAAATTGATATCTGAAACGTCCAAATCATGAAAAATTTTTTCTTTATAAAGAAAGGTGTAATTATGAAAAAAGTTGTCCTGTTCATTATGATAATTACTTTCCAGGTTTTAGCCCAGAGCAATCAATATTTCTTGTCCGATCCGTCGCTTTCTCCCGATGGTGCAACAATAGTTTTTTCTTATGACAGCGATTTATGGAGCGTTCAAGCAACAGGAGGAAAAGCATTTCGACTTACAGGGATGGGCGGAATAGAATCACGTCCTCAATTCTCGCCTGATGGAAAATGGATTGCATTCACATCTACTCAAAACGGCAGCGCTAATGTTTATCTTCTTCCGGTTGATGGCGGTGCAATAAAACAGCTTACTTTTCATTCAGCCGGGAATAATGTTGAATCATGGTCGTGGGATTCAGAATATATTTACTTTACTTCCGGCAGATACAATTCGATTACATCGTATAAAGTTTCCATCGACGGCGGTACACCAGTACGACTCTTCCCCCATTTCTTCAACTGGCCCCACAACATTGTCGAGGATCCTCTGACACATGGATTCTATTTCAATGACTCTTGGGAAAGTTCAATATTTACCAACCGTAAACATTATAAAGGCGAATTTCACCCCGATATAAAATTTTATAATCCGGCTACAAAAGAATTTAAAGTACTCACGAATTATTCAGGTAAAGATTTTTGGCAAACAGTTGATAAAAACGGCAAAATTTATTTTGTCTCCGACGAGGCGAACGACGAATACAATCTTTACACTTTTGAAAATACTAAGAAGAAGCAATTAACCGATTTTCCTTCATCAATTAAAAAACCGAGAGTAAGTGCCAATGGTCAATCTGTTGTCTTCGAGAAAGATTACCAAATCTATTTATACGATGTCAATGCAAACAAAACAATAAAAGTTCCTATCTCTATCGGAACCAACAATACACTTTCTTTAGAGCAGGAATTCAATACAAAGGGTGCATTAACTAATTTTAATTTGTCGGGAGATGGAAAGAAATTTGTTTTCGTATCTCGCGGTGAATTATTCGTTTCCGATATTGAAGGTAAATTTACTAAGCAGATTACTGTAAATCCTAATGAACGTATTACGGAAGTTGCCTGGCTTGGAGACAATGAAACAATCCTTTTCACGCAAACCGTAAACGGGTGGCTGAATTTATTTACGATCAAGGCAGATGGAATATCAAAAGAAAAACAAATTACATCCGACAATAAAAATAACCGGTCAATTATACTTAGTAACGATAAAACTAAAGCCGTTTATCTCAGCGGAAGAGATGAATTAAAATTACTGGATCTAAAAGATTTCTCATCCAAAACAATTGTAACAGATGAATTTTGGGCTCTTGACAACGATGATCCGCAATTTTCACCCGATGACAAATTTGTTCTCTATGCAGCTATGAGAAATTTTGAGAAAGATATTTTTGTTTACGATTTAACTGAAGGGAAAGCATTTCCGATTACAAAAACCGGAGTGACAGAGAGTTCGCCTGTATGGTCACCCGATGGAAAATACATTTATTTTCAGACTGACCGGTTGAAAGCTAGTTACCCGCGCGGAACATCGGAAGACGATATTTATAGAATTGCACTTCAATTAACCGATAAAGAATTCAAATCCGATCGTTATGAAAAATTGTTTGTTACCGCGAAAGATGAGAAAAAAGATTCGGTTAAACCGAAGGTAACAATTGATTTCACCAATATTAAAGACCGTTGGGAAGCGGTAGCAAAACTTGCCGGAAATCAAAATTCTCCGTACGTATATCAAAAAGGAGATGAAACCCGTTTGTTCTTCGTGTCAAATCACGAGGGAGAATTCAATTTCTATCAAACAATTTTAAAACCGTTCGACAAACCTGAAACCAAAAAATTTGAAGGTGCAAAAGGCGGCGGATATATTATATCCAGATCGAAAGAGAATTATTTTTTAGAGACCGGAGGAAAAATTTATAAAGTTGATTTTGCCGCCGGCAAATTGACGCCAGTTGAAACGGAAATTAAATTCACAAGAAACCTAGCCGCTGAATTTAAACAGATGTACTACGAAACCTGGGCTAACCTTGACGAAAACTATTATGATGAAAAATTCCATGGTGCTAATTGGGAAAAATTGCGTGATTATTATTCATCATTTTTACCATTCGTAAATAATCGCGCAAATCTTAGAATTTTATTGAACGATCTTCTTGGCGAATTGAATAGTTCTCATATTGGTTTTAATTCGAATGGTGATGAAGAAAAAGTGTTCTATAAATCGGAGACATTTGAAACAGGGATTATTTTTGAAAATGATAGTCCATATAAAGTAAAGTATATTGTTAAAAATTCCTCAGCATATAAAAAAGGAGCAGCAATTCAACCGGGAGATGAGCTTGTTGCATTCAACGGCCAAGAAATTAACAAATCCGAAGATCGCAACAAATATTTTACTTCTACCTCAATTCCGGAAGAAATAACACTCACATTTAAGCGCGGTGAAAATAAATTTGATGTAAAGATACATCCGCAGTCGAACAATGAGCTCAAGTCAAATCTTTATGATGAATGGATTGACTGGAATCAAAAATATGTAGATGAAAAATCAAATAACCGAATAGCATATACATATATGAAAAATATGGGACCCGGTGAACTTGATAATTTCATTATTGATATGACAACCGACGAACAATACAAAGACGGGCTTATACTCGACTTGCGTTACAACACCGGCGGTAATGTTCACAATGATGTTTTAAACTTTCTCTCTCAGCGTCCGTATCTAAAATGGAAATACCGTGAAGGTAAATTTACTATTCAGCCGAATTTTGCACCTGCATCAAAACCGATAGTTCTTCTTATTAACGAACAGAGCTTAAGTGACGCGGAAATGACAAGCGCGGGATTTAAACAGCTCGGTCTTGGAAAAATTATTGGCACTGAAAGTTATAGATGGATAATATTCACATCTGGTAAATCCTTGGTAGACGGATCATTTTATCGTTTACCGTCGTGGGGGTGTTACACATTGGATGGTCAAGATCTCGAACATACCGGTGTAAAGCCTGATATTTATGTCAAGACTTCATTCAAGGATCGGCTGGAAAATAAAGATCCGCAACTTGATAGAGCGATAGAAGAAATTTCAAAACAATTAAAATAATTTGTTCATTGAATGAATTTTTCAAGCAGCGGATATTTGACTGAATCAGATATCCGCTAAATGAGAGTCAAAAAAAAATAGTATACAGAAGAAAAGTTGGCACAATTGAAGAATGTAAGCGTAGCTGTTATTGATTTGTATAACAATGAACCGAATCGGGATATTCAATACATAAAGAATATTTTAAACCAGTGTGACTCTCTGTTCAACCAGGTACGAATTGATTACAATATTTACGATACACGTCATACCGGTGTTGCACCCGATTCAGCTTATGACATTTACATTTCATCCGGCGGTCCCGGCAGTCCATGGGATGGGGCGGGCAGCAGTTGGGAAGCAAAATATTTTTCGCTCTTGGATTCATTATGGAACCACAATCAAAACAATTCTAACAAAAAATATTTTTTCTTCATCTGTCATTCATTCCAATTGATGGTTCGTTATTTCAGACTAGGCGAAGTGATAAAAAGAAATTCAGAATCATTCGGTGTAATGCCTATCTATAAGACCGAAAGCGGTAGTAAAGATATTCTTTTGAAAAGTTTACCGGATCCATTTTACAGTGTTGACTCACGAAGCTGGCAAGCGATTCAACCAAATAATAAAATGTTTGGTGAGTTGGGCGCGCAAATTTTGTGTCTGGAAAAAGAACGACCGCATATTCCCTTAGAGCGCGCTATGATGGCAATCCGCATAAGTAATGAATTTGTGGGGACTCAATTCCATCCGGAAGTTGATGCTGTTAGCATGCATAATGATTTTTGTAAAGATGAACGGAAAAAAGAAATAGTCTCTAAATACGGTGGGAATAAATATTATGAAATATTAAATTTGCTGGAGCAGAGTGCCGGAGTTGAGTTGACGCAAAAAACGGTAATACCAAATTTCTTAAAACATGCGATTGAAGAATTAAGACCGGAATAAGTTTACGCTTTTGGAAGCGTAAAAGAAAAAGTTGTTCCTTCTCCAAGTTTGCTTTCAACGGTAATCTTGCCACGGTTTCTCTCAATCATTTCCTGGCAGAGAAGCAAACCCAGCCCGCTTCCTTTTTCATCATTAGTTCCATAAGTGGTCAAATGAGTATCCAGCCGGAATAGTTTTTTGAGATCTTCCTCTTTCATACCGACGCCGTTATCTGTAATAGAAATTTCATTTTCATTTTGCAAAATCTTGGAGCGAAAAACAATTGTACCGCCATTATTACTAAATTTAATTGCGTTGGATAACAAGTTTTGAATTACAGAAGAGAGCATGTCATCATCGGCGAAAACATTCAAGCCGTTCAAGCATTCGTTAAGGATCTTAATGTTTTTCCTTTCGGCATTATTTGAAAGAAGTTTAACAACTTGATTTATTTTGAAAGTAATATTGAAGTTGGCAGGATTGTAAGGAATTTTACCGGATTGAATTCTAGACCATTGAAGTAAGTTTTCAAGAAGCGCAAAAACATTTTGAGCCGCTTCGTGGATTTTTTCTGCAAAGAGCTTTGTTTCTGCTTTTTCCAATGTTTCTATATCTTCAACCAAAAATTCTGAAAAACTTAATAACGAACTAAACGGGCTTCTAAGATCGTGAGCAATTATTGAAAAAAATTTATCTTTTGTAGCGTTCGTATTTTTCAGTTCTTCTTCCGATTGATGCAGTTGATTATTGACGTATTCTAATTTTTCAACCAGCTGTTTAAGTTTATCTTCATTTCTTTTTGCTTCTGTAATGTCCCTTAATATTCCGTGGAAGGCAATTATATTTCCCGATTTATCTTTTATTGCTGTGGATGTCTCACGTACTATAATGATTTCATTGTTCAAGTTTTTTAAACTCAATTCATAATCTTTTACATACCCGCTTTTTTCAACTTCATCATGAATTGTAGTTCTGTCTTTAGCGTTAATATAGAAATCACGTGCAACATCTATCTTTTCAAGCTGATCCCGGGATTTAATACCTAGTA is a genomic window containing:
- a CDS encoding Xaa-Pro peptidase family protein, coding for MSKEMILEKIDQAVKILNEKNIDMWMTYVRETGNIKDPMMDMIVGTNATWQSAFIITKGGDTHAIVGSLELENMKAIGTYKNIHSYLKSVKESLLEVLNQYKPNKIAVNYSVNSALADGLTHGLYLELQDHLKETKYANALISSEEIVAALRGRKSQTEIDIMKEAIKETLKIFDEVTKYLKPGLTEKQVAAFVHDLTEKRGFGLAWDREYCPSVFSGPDTAGAHSGPTDRVIEAGHVINMDFGIKYKEYCSDLQRTWYVLNPHEVKAPLDVQKGFDVIVESITRSANELKPGKKGFEIDEIARNYIQVHGYSEYPHGLGHQVGKLCHDGGCLLGPKWERYGNVPSLEVEEGNVFTLEPRLTIPNYGIATIEEEVVVTKTGCEYLSDRQKEIYLVR
- a CDS encoding S41 family peptidase encodes the protein MKKVVLFIMIITFQVLAQSNQYFLSDPSLSPDGATIVFSYDSDLWSVQATGGKAFRLTGMGGIESRPQFSPDGKWIAFTSTQNGSANVYLLPVDGGAIKQLTFHSAGNNVESWSWDSEYIYFTSGRYNSITSYKVSIDGGTPVRLFPHFFNWPHNIVEDPLTHGFYFNDSWESSIFTNRKHYKGEFHPDIKFYNPATKEFKVLTNYSGKDFWQTVDKNGKIYFVSDEANDEYNLYTFENTKKKQLTDFPSSIKKPRVSANGQSVVFEKDYQIYLYDVNANKTIKVPISIGTNNTLSLEQEFNTKGALTNFNLSGDGKKFVFVSRGELFVSDIEGKFTKQITVNPNERITEVAWLGDNETILFTQTVNGWLNLFTIKADGISKEKQITSDNKNNRSIILSNDKTKAVYLSGRDELKLLDLKDFSSKTIVTDEFWALDNDDPQFSPDDKFVLYAAMRNFEKDIFVYDLTEGKAFPITKTGVTESSPVWSPDGKYIYFQTDRLKASYPRGTSEDDIYRIALQLTDKEFKSDRYEKLFVTAKDEKKDSVKPKVTIDFTNIKDRWEAVAKLAGNQNSPYVYQKGDETRLFFVSNHEGEFNFYQTILKPFDKPETKKFEGAKGGGYIISRSKENYFLETGGKIYKVDFAAGKLTPVETEIKFTRNLAAEFKQMYYETWANLDENYYDEKFHGANWEKLRDYYSSFLPFVNNRANLRILLNDLLGELNSSHIGFNSNGDEEKVFYKSETFETGIIFENDSPYKVKYIVKNSSAYKKGAAIQPGDELVAFNGQEINKSEDRNKYFTSTSIPEEITLTFKRGENKFDVKIHPQSNNELKSNLYDEWIDWNQKYVDEKSNNRIAYTYMKNMGPGELDNFIIDMTTDEQYKDGLILDLRYNTGGNVHNDVLNFLSQRPYLKWKYREGKFTIQPNFAPASKPIVLLINEQSLSDAEMTSAGFKQLGLGKIIGTESYRWIIFTSGKSLVDGSFYRLPSWGCYTLDGQDLEHTGVKPDIYVKTSFKDRLENKDPQLDRAIEEISKQLK
- a CDS encoding PAS domain-containing sensor histidine kinase yields the protein MPKFSDIDLSSIKLHGTDDQSLAKSKLFLHTFNSISECISITDMNDMIIYVNKSFAVTYGYDVSELIGKHVEILRSGKNDPEILKEILPKTIQEGWRGRIWNKRKNGEEFLIELYTTIVRDEKERPLALVGVARDLTKQLEAEEKLADAQNKYKNLFHQIKAAIYESTPDGKLIDLNPAGMELLGIKSRDQLEKIDVARDFYINAKDRTTIHDEVEKSGYVKDYELSLKNLNNEIIIVRETSTAIKDKSGNIIAFHGILRDITEAKRNEDKLKQLVEKLEYVNNQLHQSEEELKNTNATKDKFFSIIAHDLRSPFSSLLSFSEFLVEDIETLEKAETKLFAEKIHEAAQNVFALLENLLQWSRIQSGKIPYNPANFNITFKINQVVKLLSNNAERKNIKILNECLNGLNVFADDDMLSSVIQNLLSNAIKFSNNGGTIVFRSKILQNENEISITDNGVGMKEEDLKKLFRLDTHLTTYGTNDEKGSGLGLLLCQEMIERNRGKITVESKLGEGTTFSFTLPKA
- a CDS encoding alpha-amylase family glycosyl hydrolase, translated to MRQFKSILFFIFFLILSVSAQQSPSAAQIQDIIKPVNLVSGISNVLTISDLFYAENYHIKFIDNKKVKVDYDYSDQKIYFKADMNFAGMTLVDFIHDNQTYSIPVISRVQKKYKFSYKPDKNYNKLTLFGSFNGWDRGNLLMKDENGDGVFEVEVPLEPGRYEYKFWGDGAEIVDPKNPEKKPNGFGDFNSIFNVAEPNLGKLFLHVGYKEITANESKFTFIYENEKEENKLNKTNIIALLNNSRISQKKININGNKVELTFSKAELKGQNLLRVAVSKNGRVTNIQSVELVDGIPEDKNNFTWNDGIIYSLMIDRFNDGDKSINKPIKNDSLFAQANYMGGDFQGIINKLNEDYFDSLGINTIWISPVNDNSDIAYKESPAPHRWYSGYHGYWPISSTEVEDQFGTMNKLKELVATAHRHGIKILLDFVANHVNEQHPLVKQHPEWFGKLYLPDGRMNLRLWDEYRLTTWFEPYLPKFNFVGSKEVVDFMSSNAVWWLKETDADGFRQDAVKHIPNEFWRKLNQKIKKEIELPMNVSVYQIGETFGSYDLISSYVNNGQLSAQFNFNLYDAALPVFLEKKTTFKTLDAEIKKSFLVYGENNLMGNIMDSHDKNRFMAYADGDLDLSQWSASEEGWNNPPKVDNPVNYDKAKLYYAYMNTIPGLPVIYYGSEFGMTGASDPDNRRMMRFGNDLSIYERKMLEEVRVIINTRKNHSALRLGDFLTLTADENIYAYIRSDMNERILVVLNKNKNSQNIELQLPAVYTIKSAEDLITKENVNAVNGKLNLVVKGVGYRIMKLD